One genomic window of Rhizomicrobium sp. includes the following:
- the pstB gene encoding phosphate ABC transporter ATP-binding protein PstB, translating to MNAITVATDVKVDIKDLSFYYGSTKALKNVSMPLYDRKVTAFIGPSGCGKSTLLRILNRIYELYPNQRAEGSVVLDGENILSSRVDTNLLRSRVGMVFQKPTPFPMTIYDNVAFGIKLYERMARSELDGRIEDALQRAALWGEVKDKLRESGLSLSGGQQQRLCIARTVATRPEVILLDEPCSALDPISTAKIEELIDELSADYTIVIVTHNMQQASRTSDQTAFMYLGELIEFGPTEKIFTAPDKKQTEQYITGRFG from the coding sequence ATGAACGCCATCACCGTCGCGACGGACGTCAAGGTCGATATCAAGGATCTGAGCTTCTATTACGGCTCGACGAAAGCCCTGAAGAACGTCTCGATGCCGCTTTACGACCGCAAGGTGACCGCGTTCATCGGCCCGTCCGGCTGCGGCAAGTCCACGCTGCTGCGCATCCTGAACCGCATCTACGAGCTTTATCCCAACCAGCGCGCCGAGGGTTCGGTCGTGCTCGACGGCGAGAACATCCTGTCGAGCCGCGTCGACACCAACCTGTTGCGCAGCCGCGTCGGCATGGTGTTCCAGAAGCCCACGCCCTTCCCGATGACGATCTACGACAACGTCGCCTTCGGCATCAAACTCTATGAGCGCATGGCGCGCTCCGAGCTCGACGGCCGCATCGAGGACGCGCTGCAGCGCGCCGCGCTGTGGGGCGAGGTGAAGGACAAGCTGCGCGAATCGGGCCTGTCGCTTTCCGGCGGCCAGCAGCAGCGCCTGTGCATCGCCCGCACCGTGGCGACGCGCCCCGAGGTGATCCTGCTCGACGAGCCGTGCTCGGCGCTCGACCCGATCTCGACGGCGAAGATCGAGGAACTGATCGACGAACTCTCGGCGGACTACACGATCGTCATCGTGACCCACAACATGCAGCAGGCGAGCCGCACCTCCGATCAGACCGCGTTCATGTATCTGGGCGAGCTGATCGAGTTCGGGCCGACGGAGAAGATATTCACCGCCCCCGACAAGAAGCAGACCGAGCAATACATCACCGGCCGCTTCGGCTGA
- the pstA gene encoding phosphate ABC transporter permease PstA, with protein MSDIQNIKSAKNPALYARRKFRSGFLLTLAVLAAVFGMAWLGFILGALFYNGITSFDPKLFTQMTPPPGEDGGLANAIVGSLIMTVIAVAVGTPIGLLAGTYLAEYGRYGRLAFFVRFVNDILLSAPSIVTGLFIYEIIVVKMGHFSAWAGAASLTVIVIPVVVRTSENMLLLVPNGLREAAAALGAPRSNVIRAVTWRAARAGIVTGVLLAIARISGETAPLLFTALGNSFWSTDLNQPMASLPAVIFQFAMSPYEYWHRLAWAGALLITAAVLTLSIVARLLQPKRS; from the coding sequence ATGAGCGACATTCAAAACATCAAGAGCGCCAAGAACCCCGCGCTTTATGCCCGCCGGAAATTCCGCAGCGGCTTCCTCCTCACCCTGGCGGTGCTCGCGGCCGTGTTCGGCATGGCCTGGCTCGGCTTCATCCTGGGCGCGCTGTTCTACAACGGCATCACGTCGTTCGATCCCAAGCTGTTCACGCAGATGACGCCGCCACCCGGCGAGGACGGCGGCTTGGCCAACGCGATCGTCGGCAGCCTTATCATGACGGTGATCGCCGTCGCCGTCGGCACGCCGATCGGCCTTCTGGCCGGAACCTATCTCGCGGAATATGGGCGCTATGGACGGCTCGCCTTCTTCGTCCGGTTCGTCAATGACATCCTTCTGAGCGCACCGTCGATCGTGACCGGCCTTTTCATCTACGAGATCATCGTCGTGAAAATGGGGCACTTCTCCGCCTGGGCCGGCGCCGCTTCGCTCACGGTGATCGTGATTCCCGTCGTGGTACGCACCTCGGAGAACATGCTGCTCCTGGTGCCGAACGGGCTGCGCGAGGCCGCCGCCGCGCTCGGCGCGCCGCGCAGCAACGTCATCCGCGCCGTGACCTGGCGCGCGGCGCGCGCGGGTATCGTCACCGGCGTGCTGCTGGCGATCGCGCGCATCTCGGGCGAGACCGCGCCGCTGCTTTTCACCGCGCTCGGCAACTCGTTCTGGAGCACCGACCTGAACCAGCCGATGGCCAGCCTGCCGGCGGTCATCTTCCAGTTCGCCATGAGTCCCTATGAATATTGGCACCGCCTGGCCTGGGCCGGCGCGCTGCTCATCACCGCAGCCGTGCTGACGCTGAGCATCGTCGCACGCCTCCTGCAACCCAAGCGGAGTTAG
- the pstC gene encoding phosphate ABC transporter permease subunit PstC, giving the protein MGIAIELLAGIPSIIYGIWGLFIFAPWFQEHVQTWVVDRFANVPFLQDIFGGPPYGIGMFTAALILSIMILPFISSVTRDVFDTVPPMLKEAAYGLGCTTWEVMWRVVLPFARTGVVGGAMLALGRALGETMAVTFVIGNDHHIHNSLFAPATTISATIANEFTEAVGDLYLPSLIELGLILFFITFVVLASAQLMLRALERRAGSAS; this is encoded by the coding sequence ATCGGCATCGCGATCGAATTGCTCGCCGGCATTCCCAGCATCATCTACGGCATCTGGGGCCTGTTCATCTTCGCGCCCTGGTTCCAGGAGCATGTGCAGACTTGGGTCGTCGACCGGTTCGCGAACGTTCCCTTTCTGCAGGACATCTTCGGCGGGCCGCCCTACGGCATCGGCATGTTCACCGCCGCCCTGATCCTATCCATCATGATCCTGCCGTTCATCTCCTCGGTGACGCGCGACGTGTTCGACACGGTGCCGCCGATGCTGAAGGAAGCGGCCTACGGGCTCGGCTGCACGACCTGGGAAGTGATGTGGCGCGTGGTGCTGCCCTTCGCGCGCACCGGCGTGGTCGGCGGCGCGATGCTAGCGCTCGGCCGCGCGCTGGGCGAGACCATGGCGGTGACCTTCGTGATCGGCAACGACCATCACATCCACAATTCGCTGTTCGCGCCGGCAACGACGATCTCGGCCACCATCGCCAACGAGTTCACCGAGGCGGTGGGCGACCTCTATCTGCCGTCGCTGATCGAACTCGGCCTGATCCTGTTCTTCATCACCTTCGTCGTGCTGGCCAGCGCGCAACTGATGCTTCGGGCGCTGGAGCGCCGCGCCGGGAGCGCTTCATGA